The Venturia canescens isolate UGA chromosome 7, ASM1945775v1, whole genome shotgun sequence genome segment GACACATCACGGAAGATAAATAAGAAGGACATGGAAAGAAAATGTTCTGTATCGTGGAGTGTCTCGTGTCATGAATTCGATTTAATCGCTCATCgtttataattatttgttttattccattttttaaagACTCTTTTTAGTTCCTTGACGTTCGTTGCTTCTGTCGAGCGAGTTATCTTCGACGAATTAcgcttggaaaaaaataaccaGCCATGACGAAGTTAGCGCTCTGTGCCTTGATTTTTGGACTTTTCGTGCTCGCCTCTTCCGCCCCGAACACAACGGACAATCAAGAACGCGGAATCCTCGACTGTTTCTTCGAGTCCGAGAGCCTCACGTGCGCGAAAAATCGTGCCGACACACAATTAGACGCGATCGAACAACGAATCACAGGGAGGTCAGACCCCGTTCCATTCAGTCGAGTTTTCGAAGATGCTGGAGCAATCCTCGTCGATGGCACCAGGTCACTCCTTGGAGAGACCGACGAATCTACTACCGAACTCGACGACGAGGAAGAAGACAAGGAAGAGGGCCGCAGTTCGCTTCGTAAGTAAATTCTTCCATTTCGAGACAATTTTAAGGTAGACTCAGAAACTAGTAACAGTCGCTGAAGTTGAAAGGAATTTGGGATTGacggaaaaatttgatttgtcACAAACGCCTCAAAAGTTTCGTGCCGAGAATGCCGAGAGATtcgtaaaaatattatttgaatGGAACTGTATAGCTTTGACGGATTTAAATAGTTTGGGTCAAGGAAACGAGGGGATCGATGGTTGGGAGTGCACTTGGTATTAGCGATGAgccattattattttctacgAGTGTGGTGAGCTCGCGTCCGTTTTAAATGACTTTATGATTTTCCGGTTTGGTTTGTAAGAGCCGGTTTAGCATTGGCGCGTTAACGGACATGCGTTTGTGGCTTGAAACTGAGCCGAAGGAAAAGGGGTTAAAGGAGAAAGAGGTGGGAAATAATCCATAAGgagaggaggaagaaatcgcATGGAAGGATGAGCAAAAACGGATAAATAGCCGCGTTTCAAAGTTTCTGGGTCAACTCACCCGAATTTATCCTCCGTGACATTCGCCACTGTATCGCTCTCCTCAACATTTTAATTAATGACTCAACCATACTTTGTGCTCAATTCCCATCTTTAAACttgcaaataaaataaatttattcattttccatACTGCAAAACGCTCGGATCACTCGCCAAATGGTCGATTCAttttataacgtttttttttcatttctttaacGATTATTAGGTTAACGGAGGATTCGACATAATTGACAGTTCGATACGAGAAAATAGACCGTCGTATATGGAAATAAATAGAAACAGAGTAGCGATTTAATAATTCATTATCTTTCATGAGTTGCATTTCCTTTCGAGAAAACTCGGGCTGTGGGAAAGTCTCGTAATTGTGTTTACACGTGAACGAATTCGCCACTTCATTTCATTTGTTCCTTCAAGTATATGATTGTGATGCTTAAGAAAAAGGCATTGTAAGGAAAGAATGCCCGGAATTTAAGAAATATCACTGACGTGTTCCTCATCGATTTTTGTTCAAGGTCAACCACGAAAGAAGtttggaaaaaagaagaagaaaatgttgGCAAAACTGTTGTCTTTCGTGATGCTGATAAAAGCGAAAATCGGTCTGCTCCTTCAGCTCATTTCCACGCACTTCCAACTGAAATTCTTCGCTCTGGCTATCCTCAGTTTGGTCGTAAATGTAGCACGATTTTGGATCGACATCAAGAAAGACCATCATCCTTCGAAAGTCGTGTATTACGAGCACGCTCAGCATCAGCATCATTACGATCATGAAGACGATCATGGCGGTTACTGGGGTCGATCGGATCTCGAGAATCCTGCTCAGGAATTAGCTTATAACGCTCATAAATGAATTCAATCGCTCCTTTAATTATGATCATTCAATTCGTTACTGTCTCGTTTATGAGATTATTTATTGCTCCTTCAAAATCACTTTCTCTCCGGTGAATTCTTTTGACGAAAGTTTAATGAACAGAGTGATCGTTTATTTGaacgaacgaattttatttattagtCGAAAAAAACGACATCAATTGTATCGATCGAAATTCGTTTTATTggtaatttattatttattttttcaaatggagCTAATCGTTgatcaatgatttttcgaatccagtctcattttcttcaatcgATCGTTACAAATAACATTTGCTATGCTCGTCTAActgtatataaaaataatgtattaAGATTCAACGAGTGTCATACGAGCACAGTATTCAATGGTCTCGTTTAAAACGCCCCGATTAAAATTCCGTTAAGCCAAAGTCAATTTTACACTCGTACCTGCAAacgcttcatttttttctccgtcaaaatataatataaaaaggaaaaaaatttgtcgagcTTCGCACAGCTGCTTTACTATCGCCACAGCGACATtctgttttttcctctctgccgacttggaaattttgaaacgtCATAAATTAGTTAAGTAAACTAATTTACAGGGTCTTTAATTATCGAGGCGAGCGAGaagattttatgaaaaatgtaaaattgttgaaataattGTATCTTCGCATCCAACCACGACGTATCAATATTCTAGCCAATTTAATCGATTTTAAGATTAGCGGGTATCAAATACGACAATTGTCATGAAAATGAAAGGTGCAATCAACTATTTATgctttttcataataaaagttGTTCCAAAAAATCAACGTggacgtttgtttttttcctacaATCGATATCTCGATTGTCAGATAAATGAAGAATCAGGCAttcagaaattttgtaattattCACGTCCGAAGGAATTTAAGAATTAATAGGAGCGACGCGCGGAGAACAACGATGCATCTGGAAGTGGTAAAAAATCTCTCCGTGTCTTGAATTCGGTTTGCCTTGTCATGACTCGTCCTTGTGACTTCGGGGGCATAGCCAAACTCCCAAACGATCTTTCGTATTCTTCGACATCCACGTGGAAATACGTTTTGAATGTTTAACAGGTCCTCagatattttcattcgtcattgaAGGTTgaatggatgaaaaaatggcaattatattcatgtttttttcaaagaaaaatgacttttttccatcgttatTTAGAGAAGCGTCTTTCTCCGAGCACTCGTCGGACACCTTTGAAAACGTGTCGTCCCGTGAGCTCAACGAATATATCGGTTCGATCGGCGTCCTCCTCAACGATTCTGTTCGCGTGCCGATCGttgcaaaaatattttgcgATTAAACGACGAAACTATACGAAATTAAAATCCCTTTATTTGCATCCGGCCTTCGTCGTGTCGATCGAGACGACGCAGAAACATTCAGCACCAGTCTCGCTTCGactcgaaataaagaaaatttcgtttcacCTCGAAGGACGACGAGTACCAGAGCATCGGAGATGTTCTCGTttcgatcaaatttttcaaggcTATTAAAAACGAAAGATTGATCTATCGGCAAACTTCAGAGGTCAAATTTCAGCGTTCAAATTTTGTCGTAGGGAAAAATGGTTCATAAGAATCTCCGCTCTTGATCCTCGTACTTTCACCCGATtgccttcaattttttccaaatcgtttgaattttcattctttttccatgGATCGCGATAAAAATCAGCAGAGAGGCACGAACTTTGGGAGCGAGTGGGGGCGATGAATTTGCATCGGGCCTTCAAGAGTCCCGGGGCGGAATGACGTTGCACAGATGCGCCTGGAGACTTACGTCTGGGATGGTCATTGGCAAGACGAAAACGTGATTGAATTACCGATCGTGGCGAACGGGCGAAATCGTCATTCATACGAAATTCAAGATCGTTTGTTCGAGAGTTTGCTATAAAACACCCCACGAAATATCGAAGCATCAGTTCTCGCTGAATCTTCGTTGCGAGATTAAGAGAAAAGAGTGACAAACCGAACCGATTCAATAGATTTTacgacaaaaaaataaatagactCGATCGTTGATTCGTTGATAAGAGAAAAGTAgaggaaaaatgtttcgtCTTCAAGTTTTGACGTTTCTGTTCATCGCGGTGTTCGTCGTGGGCTTGGCTCTGCCTCAACAGCCAAAAAACAAGCGACCAACACCGGTATTCAAAGTAAGTTAATAACccaagagaataaaaaacatcTTGAGCGAAAAATCTCGAATCGTGTTCCTCAAAATCTAACGTTTTTCCGCTAAGCAAACGCTCGGACTCGAGTTGCCGAACAACGCAACCTCCATAAGGGAAAATATAGTCGACACGTTCTCCTGCGAGGGCAGAATTTATGGTTATTATGCTGACATCGAGAACGAGTGTCAAATCTTCCACGTTTGTATGCCACAGGCACGAGGATCCTCCAGATGGAGTTTCATTTGTCCTGCTGAAACAGTTTTCAATCAAGTAAAGTATTGCTCAATTGCACaaatagtacatttttcgagagacaaaacgaattcaaagactttttcatatttttttttctttttttttttttacatatccGCTCAAAATCTTATTAatccgagaaatgaatttttgctttCTCGTCAATCACCCTGAGGCCGATATCGGTTGATTAATCGAGTATGATATTTCAAAGGAAACTTTCGTTTGCACCCGAACCGAGAATTCAATTCCCTGCGAAGAATCGGATCAGTACTACGTGTTGAACGAGGACATCGGTAAAGTGGAAGAGGAGGGAGAGGAGACGGATATCGGTGACTTGGGGCAAGCCCCACCGACGCCGTTCACGCGAGTTTTTCGTCGGGGTAAAAGTCGCAGAGTAAACGATTCGACGGAGAGCAGTACTCCGGAGGTGGCGTCGTCGACGGTGGCGACGACGAGGAACGCGAGGATTTTATCAAGAGAAAAATCCAGACAGGAGTAAAGTGACGCAAGACGGATTATTCATTATTGAAATTGCTCCAACGAGCAATAAGTATAACATCAGCGAGTATCGAGGAGAGATAAACGTCGAGCGAATATGATTTAAACACATGGTacgataataattaataatataacgatatacaaagaaaaaaaaattgggcaGATTAAAACGAAATACGATGAAGGAGTTTTAGCAGAGCACGCGCACGCAAGCGATATTAAACACAAATGTCCCAAGCCTCGGATCGAATATTCGAGAAATTCGTGCTCGTCATTCGTGCCACGAAGCACGTTCAATATACAAACGACTAAATTAttgtaaatataataaaattaaagcctttgatgaaaaattttcacaactgATCGGTTTTGAGCTGTACAATCGATTGATATGTGTCGATATATTGGTTCGTCGAAACACCTTGATTAGCctacgaaaagaaaaacgcgtgcgcgcacacacgcacaagTGAAACACACGCAGATACACacggaaaacgaaaaaaaagcgatttgaaaagtggacgaaTCGCGGTGCAATATCCAAAACCCGTTTCGATTCGCGCCCCAATCTCAGAAGTAAAAGCGTCCGGCAGTTACCGCCGACGTATTTCTTCGACACACTCTATTCGGTATCTTTGGATAACTAGCCATCTTGGTAGCGGTGAAATAAACATTtgtgttcgaaaaaaaatagaattttcgaaaacaaggCGTTTCACCGCGTGATAACCATTCTCGATATATCTATAAATGTACATTTCTTTAACTGGCCTCTCCTATTTACAGACTCGGTCGCACTCACACTCACGCTCGTAAATAAGTTTATAAAACGACGATATATGTACAGAGGAATCTTCCGCGATGGTTTTCTCACGATCGCAACGCCGCATTTGTGCGCTAATAAAATTCTAATACTGCACGAAAGCGTATTAAACATGTGGGCATAAAACAGtgataaaatttaacgaataATAGACAATATTTAGAAGCGATAAAACGACGGATAGATTTTCTTTCGCGGTGCTTAAGCCTCCGAATCGAGGTTTAGATCCGTTTCTATCTCTTCGGGGCTACGGAGATCGATggcgaatctttttttcactatttcgtTCGTCTCATTATTAGCTTTCCCCATAGTTTTGACGCTCtgcgaataaatttgaaaggCAGCCGCGAGCCCGTAAGTCAATTGTCTCGCGTGGTGCTTCGACTCGCAGACAAAAGCGTGGCACTCGAAGGGCGAAACGCGACGAAAGTTGCCATTGTCGCGCACAACTATCATCGAAAAAACGCGGGTGTATACGAGATCTTGGACTCCGTAGGAGATCGACTCGATCGGATAAGTCTTCGATATTCCGGCCTCGAACTTGCGCTTTCCGAGCGGAAGAAGCGACACTCCGTCCTCCGAAACTACCAGCTTCACCAGCGGCAATATCGTGTCCGGAGGCAACGATTTCGCTGATGCTACCATGTTGTCGACCGGCTTACGCGTGTGCTTTATTCCCCAGAGACCACGCGCGTCGTGCGATCCCAAATACTTGACTTGGAAGACCTGGGGCAATTCGGTTGAACCCTCGAATACGTTGTTGTCGATCGATAGCTTTGACAATTTGCTGGACAGCGTTTTCTTCTCGCTTCTCGATGACAGCGGCGTTCTCGTCTCGGTCCTCATTTTATTCTCCGACTGCTTTTCCTGTCAATAGAAAACCTTTGACTGAGTCTGCTGAATTTATAATCAACAAATCTTCTatgattaataaattgttcatttttattatttttcacgttattcctatggattatttattgaatggGAACGAAATTGACGAAATATATACTGCATCGTGTATTGACGCTGAGGcgccttaaggagggtggctacgttcgtcaaattgataagaaattgatcaaatttggcgatagtgttcttcaacatcaagtgcgaagacacaatttttttttaaattttcttctgcttagttatcgagtaattacgcattaaagcagatttcttatgcccggaatgtatacctatatatatggaaatgctatgcttatacacatgaactttagtgatcaattactcgataactgtacagaagaaaaatcttaaaaaatttgtattgtcaaatttaactctaaagaatatgttcaccaaattttattaaattcttatcattttgaaatttttaatgtattttacatggtttagcatggcaacattgtatcgtccctagccaccctccttaagattCACTCGATTTGTCCGTTAGAGTGCAAAATTTGGAACAGACGCAGCAGCATTTGGAgccagcaaaaaaaaacgctggcgacgaaatattttgtttaaacTAAACATCTGAATGAACGAAacgttcgatttttatttttagcttCACTCGCGACGGTCTCTCTGTATACACACATGCTCGCTTCGGCTCGGATGTATTCGAAAGGAAAACAAGTTACGCAATTTGAGTAATTGAAGAAAGACAATGTCGCGAGTCTCATCGAATAACACCGTTAACGCACGAGCGGAGGAATGCAATTCTCACCTGTCACTATATATTCTCGGATTTTTCACACCCAAAGAAATTCCATTTTATTCTCTACTCCCAGCATCGCTGCTGCGTCTGCATTCGAATAGTAcgatattcattgaaaaattatgtgtTTTTTCACGTCACTGGATATTATCGCgattttttgttctatttgaaaaatttcttaaaagttttcgaaagaatgaaaaaaaaatatgttgaagctcgttaaaaagaaaagaaaaacttacGGTCTCGTTATTTTCGGCTTGTTTATCTAGACTCTTGTCCTCGCGTGGTTCCGATGATTGAGTTTGAACTTTGAGATGATATTCGACGACGTTCGGTATGTTCGGGGTTTGACGATTGACTGAGGTCTCGGTTTGGCACGACGATCGTTTGTTGGCCTCCTCGGTTCCGGTTTCCGGTGTGCGCTTCTCGTCGTCGGCGCTGCTGTTGTTTCTCCCATCTACCTCGTGACTGGACACGCCCTCGGACTCGTCCGGTATAACTGACCCACCGTCATCAACGTTCTTTTTGCGGCCCGTGCCCTCAGCACCTGCCGAACGCTTATTTTCATCCCCCAGTTTTTTGCCATTCTCATCGGCCAGTAATCCAATTTCCTCTTTGGCTTCACAGTCTTTCAGCACTTTTCGCAAAACGCTCTCCTCTCTTTTCGTAAACCCGAAATCCTCGTCTTCCATCTTTTCCAACTGAAAtagtaacgtttttttttttttttttttttttttcaacaacaacTCATGCTCCAATTTAGtggaaatcgaaatttaacgCTTTTTAACCAGTGATTTCGTGACCTTTGcgtcgttcgaaaaaaaaacaagaaacttattgtaattattattatccatTTGTTAGattgattaataaaaaatgagttacgtttcattaaattattgaaataatcaTCCTCGTTGAGCGAGAGATCCGCAAAGACTAAATCCATCTCGTCTCGCGCGTCGCTCACCGATAACACGAGAGCTACCTGATACCGTCTCACTCGAAATAATCGCTTTCGTTCTTATCTCTCTTATTCTTCTACGTCACAATTTTGATTTGCGACTTAAGCTGAATTCAGGAGATACGATAAAACCGTATTTTCATCATTTGCATTATTTCTTTCGAGCAACAAATATTCGTTGATCGTTGAATTTCACGGATGCAGCCTCGT includes the following:
- the LOC122413459 gene encoding uncharacterized protein; its protein translation is MTKLALCALIFGLFVLASSAPNTTDNQERGILDCFFESESLTCAKNRADTQLDAIEQRITGRSDPVPFSRVFEDAGAILVDGTRSLLGETDESTTELDDEEEDKEEGRSSLRQPRKKFGKKKKKMLAKLLSFVMLIKAKIGLLLQLISTHFQLKFFALAILSLVVNVARFWIDIKKDHHPSKVVYYEHAQHQHHYDHEDDHGGYWGRSDLENPAQELAYNAHK
- the LOC122413146 gene encoding uncharacterized protein codes for the protein MFRLQVLTFLFIAVFVVGLALPQQPKNKRPTPVFKQTLGLELPNNATSIRENIVDTFSCEGRIYGYYADIENECQIFHVCMPQARGSSRWSFICPAETVFNQETFVCTRTENSIPCEESDQYYVLNEDIGKVEEEGEETDIGDLGQAPPTPFTRVFRRGKSRRVNDSTESSTPEVASSTVATTRNARILSREKSRQE
- the LOC122413458 gene encoding uncharacterized protein isoform X2 — protein: MEDEDFGFTKREESVLRKVLKDCEAKEEIGLLADENGKKLGDENKRSAGAEGTGRKKNVDDGGSVIPDESEGVSSHEVDGRNNSSADDEKRTPETGTEEANKRSSCQTETSVNRQTPNIPNVVEYHLKVQTQSSEPREDKSLDKQAENNETEKQSENKMRTETRTPLSSRSEKKTLSSKLSKLSIDNNVFEGSTELPQVFQVKYLGSHDARGLWGIKHTRKPVDNMVASAKSLPPDTILPLVKLVVSEDGVSLLPLGKRKFEAGISKTYPIESISYGVQDLVYTRVFSMIVVRDNGNFRRVSPFECHAFVCESKHHARQLTYGLAAAFQIYSQSVKTMGKANNETNEIVKKRFAIDLRSPEEIETDLNLDSEA
- the LOC122413458 gene encoding uncharacterized protein isoform X1 produces the protein MRRRGTDLVQISVMWPRRKRSTKIRRSRDSCPQLEKMEDEDFGFTKREESVLRKVLKDCEAKEEIGLLADENGKKLGDENKRSAGAEGTGRKKNVDDGGSVIPDESEGVSSHEVDGRNNSSADDEKRTPETGTEEANKRSSCQTETSVNRQTPNIPNVVEYHLKVQTQSSEPREDKSLDKQAENNETEKQSENKMRTETRTPLSSRSEKKTLSSKLSKLSIDNNVFEGSTELPQVFQVKYLGSHDARGLWGIKHTRKPVDNMVASAKSLPPDTILPLVKLVVSEDGVSLLPLGKRKFEAGISKTYPIESISYGVQDLVYTRVFSMIVVRDNGNFRRVSPFECHAFVCESKHHARQLTYGLAAAFQIYSQSVKTMGKANNETNEIVKKRFAIDLRSPEEIETDLNLDSEA